The Pelagibacterium halotolerans B2 genome has a segment encoding these proteins:
- a CDS encoding SDR family oxidoreductase — MTNLFDLTGKTALVTGSSQGIGYALAEGLAQHGARIVLNGRNPQKLQAAAKALRADGHDAHIAPFDVTDPDAVMAAITKIESEIAPIDILINNAGMQHRAPLEDFPHDKWDELMKTNLDSVFYVAQAAARFMLGRGHGKIVNIASATSELARSSVAPYTAAKGAVRNLTRGMATDWAAKGLQVNAIAPGYFRTPLNKALIEDKKFTAWLEARTPAGRWGDLDELKGAAIFLASDAASFVNGHTLYVDGGLTISL; from the coding sequence ATGACAAACCTCTTCGACCTCACCGGCAAAACCGCCCTCGTGACCGGTTCCTCCCAGGGCATCGGCTATGCCCTCGCCGAAGGGCTCGCTCAGCACGGCGCCCGCATCGTCCTCAACGGCCGCAATCCTCAAAAGCTTCAAGCCGCCGCAAAAGCTCTGAGAGCCGACGGCCACGACGCCCACATCGCCCCCTTCGACGTCACCGATCCCGATGCCGTTATGGCCGCCATCACCAAAATCGAATCCGAGATCGCTCCCATCGATATCCTCATCAACAATGCCGGCATGCAGCACCGCGCCCCGCTCGAGGATTTCCCTCACGACAAATGGGACGAGCTGATGAAAACCAATCTCGATTCGGTGTTCTACGTCGCCCAGGCCGCCGCACGCTTCATGCTCGGGCGCGGCCACGGCAAGATCGTCAACATCGCCTCGGCGACCTCCGAACTCGCCCGCTCCTCGGTCGCTCCTTATACCGCCGCCAAGGGCGCCGTGCGCAATCTCACCCGCGGCATGGCCACCGATTGGGCAGCCAAGGGTCTGCAGGTCAACGCCATAGCCCCGGGCTACTTCCGGACCCCCCTCAACAAGGCCCTGATCGAGGACAAAAAATTCACGGCCTGGCTCGAGGCCCGCACCCCCGCCGGCCGCTGGGGCGATCTCGACGAACTCAAGGGCGCCGCCATCTTCCTCGCTTCCGACGCCGCCAGCTTCGTCAACGGCCACACCCTCTACGTTGATGGCGGCCTGACCATTTCGCTTTAG
- a CDS encoding MFS transporter, translated as MLSILANRTYRHLFSAQIIALIGTGLATVALGLLAFELAGENAGVVLGTALAIKMIAYVGVAPIAAAFADRVPRRSMLVALDLVRGGVAVFLPFVTEIWQVYLLIFLLQSASAGFTPTFQATIPDVLPDEREYTRALSLSRLAYDLESVVSPLLAAALLTVISFNSLFAGTVIGFFVSALLVLSVQLPSPQPSQPRGIYDRTTRGIRIYLKTPRLRGLLAINLAAAAAGAMIIVNTVVLVQGQFGLTQQDTALALTAFGGGSMLAALALPSLLDRISERPVMLGAAAFASGVMIVGAMVSNFPMLLILWVLAGAAYSAALTPSGRLLRRSAHPEDRPAVFAAQFALSHACWLLTYPLVGWLGATFGMGLAFLAMAAIGTAGAGAALRVWPKSDPDVVTHIHDDLDADDPHIADAEKTQRGFRHAHAYVIDADHAAWPTR; from the coding sequence ATGCTTTCCATTCTGGCCAACCGCACCTACCGCCATCTTTTCTCGGCCCAGATCATCGCGCTGATCGGCACCGGGCTCGCCACCGTTGCTTTGGGACTGCTCGCATTCGAGTTGGCGGGTGAAAACGCCGGTGTCGTTCTCGGAACGGCCCTTGCCATCAAGATGATCGCCTATGTGGGCGTGGCCCCGATTGCTGCTGCTTTCGCCGACCGCGTGCCGCGCCGGTCCATGCTGGTGGCCCTCGACCTGGTGCGTGGCGGGGTCGCGGTCTTTCTGCCCTTCGTAACCGAAATCTGGCAGGTCTACTTGCTGATCTTCCTGCTGCAATCGGCTTCGGCGGGGTTCACTCCGACCTTTCAGGCGACTATCCCGGACGTGCTGCCCGACGAGCGCGAATATACCCGGGCGCTCTCCCTTTCGCGCCTGGCTTACGATCTCGAAAGCGTGGTGAGCCCGCTCTTGGCAGCAGCTCTTTTGACCGTCATTTCATTCAACAGCCTCTTTGCCGGAACGGTCATCGGCTTTTTTGTTTCGGCGCTCCTGGTGCTCTCAGTGCAATTGCCGAGCCCCCAGCCATCTCAGCCGCGTGGCATTTATGATCGCACGACGCGGGGCATCCGCATTTACCTCAAGACGCCGCGCCTGCGGGGCCTGCTGGCCATCAATCTCGCTGCGGCAGCGGCAGGTGCAATGATCATCGTCAACACCGTGGTTCTCGTTCAAGGGCAATTCGGCCTGACCCAGCAAGATACCGCATTGGCCCTAACGGCGTTCGGCGGCGGATCGATGTTGGCCGCGCTTGCACTTCCGTCACTGCTTGACCGGATTTCCGAACGTCCTGTCATGCTGGGTGCGGCAGCTTTTGCATCCGGAGTGATGATTGTAGGGGCGATGGTGTCGAATTTTCCGATGCTGTTGATCCTCTGGGTTCTAGCCGGTGCTGCTTATTCTGCCGCCCTCACGCCATCGGGCCGTCTGTTGCGGCGGTCGGCTCACCCCGAAGATCGCCCGGCAGTCTTTGCCGCCCAGTTCGCACTGTCCCACGCGTGCTGGCTTTTGACCTACCCACTCGTGGGATGGCTTGGCGCCACCTTCGGGATGGGCCTGGCCTTCTTGGCCATGGCAGCAATAGGGACGGCCGGTGCGGGCGCGGCACTGCGCGTGTGGCCCAAATCCGATCCCGATGTAGTCACCCATATTCATGACGATCTTGATGCCGACGATCCGCACATTGCCGATGCCGAGAAGACCCAGCGCGGGTTTCGTCACGCCCATGCCTATGTCATCGACGCCGACCACGCCGCTTGGCCGACCCGGTAA
- a CDS encoding pyrroloquinoline quinone-dependent dehydrogenase, with the protein MTNSALMKGASILTLTAVLAAGPALAAPGDDWQPVTDEMILDPDPANWLSFRRTLDSWGYSPLDQITADNADQLQLVWTRGLASGIGEGTPLVYDGWMFFPQTNDIIEAYDAATGALAWRYERELPADLNEYMPFTQINRNLAIYDDVIIDTTGDNYLLALDAQTGQIAWETQINDYQVTPAQHTTGPIVVNGKIISTAGCEPSAGPEACAVVAHDAESGELLWRTLNIPREGEEGDESWGDVPYEGRWHVGAWMAPSYDPELNLIIYGTSVTAPAPKFMLGGTENQHLYHNSTIALDADTGERVWYYQHLIDNWDLDHPFERLLVDTVVAPDADDVAWINPDIEEGRQYRVVTGVPGKTGIVYTLDRETGEFLWATPTVHQNVVESIDGATGEVTTNAAVVPDGPEQTVAVCPSQNGGKNFFTGAYSPLNNAMYYSLFNTCMDVTTLGTVPGVGGGGAYQIAMTGQRVSEGSEFVGSMRGIDVSTGETLWLNQTPAATLSVLTTGSELLFAGDVAGFFRAYDQNTGETVWEVNLGAQVSGYPVTFEVEGRQYVAVSTGPSLAGGSALRLAPQFQPSTDSNLFVFALPNT; encoded by the coding sequence ATGACAAACTCAGCACTGATGAAAGGGGCGTCGATCCTGACGCTGACTGCCGTGCTCGCGGCTGGCCCCGCCCTTGCCGCACCGGGCGATGACTGGCAGCCGGTCACCGACGAAATGATCCTCGACCCTGATCCGGCCAACTGGCTGAGCTTCCGGCGCACCCTCGACAGTTGGGGCTACAGCCCGCTCGACCAGATCACCGCCGACAATGCCGACCAGCTCCAGCTTGTCTGGACCCGTGGTCTGGCCTCGGGGATCGGAGAAGGCACCCCGCTCGTTTATGACGGCTGGATGTTCTTTCCTCAGACCAACGACATCATCGAGGCCTATGACGCCGCCACCGGCGCGCTGGCCTGGCGGTACGAACGCGAGTTGCCGGCCGATCTCAACGAATACATGCCTTTCACCCAGATCAACCGCAACCTGGCCATCTACGACGACGTCATCATCGATACGACGGGCGACAACTACCTGCTGGCGCTCGACGCCCAGACCGGCCAGATCGCCTGGGAAACCCAGATCAACGACTATCAGGTCACTCCGGCCCAGCACACGACCGGCCCGATCGTCGTCAACGGCAAGATCATCTCGACCGCCGGCTGCGAGCCTTCAGCCGGCCCCGAAGCCTGCGCCGTGGTGGCCCATGACGCGGAATCGGGCGAGCTGTTGTGGCGCACGCTCAATATTCCCCGCGAGGGCGAAGAAGGCGATGAGAGCTGGGGCGACGTGCCCTATGAAGGCCGCTGGCATGTGGGCGCGTGGATGGCCCCGAGCTATGATCCGGAACTCAACCTCATCATCTACGGCACCTCGGTCACCGCGCCTGCGCCCAAATTCATGCTGGGCGGCACCGAAAACCAGCACCTCTACCACAATTCCACAATCGCGCTGGACGCCGATACGGGCGAGCGGGTCTGGTACTACCAGCACCTCATCGACAACTGGGATCTCGACCACCCGTTCGAACGCCTCCTTGTCGATACGGTCGTGGCGCCCGATGCGGACGATGTCGCCTGGATCAATCCCGATATCGAAGAGGGCCGCCAATACCGTGTCGTGACCGGCGTTCCGGGCAAGACCGGCATCGTCTATACCCTCGATCGGGAAACCGGCGAATTCCTGTGGGCCACCCCCACCGTGCACCAGAACGTTGTCGAATCGATCGACGGGGCGACCGGGGAGGTGACGACGAACGCCGCGGTCGTGCCCGATGGCCCCGAACAGACCGTGGCCGTCTGCCCCAGCCAGAACGGCGGCAAGAACTTCTTCACCGGCGCCTACAGCCCCCTCAACAACGCCATGTACTATTCGCTCTTCAACACCTGCATGGATGTGACCACGCTGGGCACCGTTCCCGGTGTCGGCGGCGGCGGCGCCTACCAGATCGCGATGACCGGCCAGCGCGTATCCGAGGGCTCGGAATTCGTCGGCAGCATGCGCGGCATCGACGTTTCTACCGGCGAAACCCTGTGGCTCAACCAAACCCCGGCGGCAACCCTGTCGGTGCTCACAACGGGCAGCGAACTGCTGTTCGCGGGTGACGTGGCGGGCTTTTTCCGCGCCTATGACCAGAACACCGGCGAAACCGTTTGGGAGGTCAATCTCGGCGCCCAGGTATCGGGCTATCCGGTTACCTTCGAGGTTGAAGGCCGGCAATATGTCGCCGTCTCGACCGGCCCCTCCCTGGCGGGCGGCTCGGCCCTGCGGCTGGCTCCCCAGTTCCAGCCCTCGACCGACAGCAATCTGTTCGTCTTTGCGCTGCCCAACACCTGA
- a CDS encoding chromate resistance protein ChrB domain-containing protein, with translation MPAPDSISADKLAKLVGTPKCPVILDLRTSDDFALAPQLVPTARHISLDAIESGPQWFGSRNVVTLCAQGHAISQGAAALLRTQGLAAEYLEGGFAAWSEAKLPTFDPAKLPPSNARTNTIWVTRSRPKIDRIACPWLIRRFIDENAQFLYVAPSEVERVGELFAAAPFDIENVFWSHRDELCTFDVMLAEFGLNLPALDRLARIVRGADTHRLDLEPEAAGLLAAALGLSRMYSDDLAQLEAGMTLFDAFFRWARDATGETHNWPTNKVETSNG, from the coding sequence ATGCCTGCGCCCGATTCCATTTCGGCTGACAAACTCGCCAAGCTTGTCGGCACTCCCAAATGTCCCGTGATCCTTGATCTTCGCACCAGCGACGACTTTGCTTTGGCACCTCAACTTGTGCCTACAGCAAGGCATATCTCTCTCGATGCCATCGAATCCGGCCCGCAATGGTTTGGCAGCCGGAACGTTGTGACACTATGTGCTCAGGGCCACGCCATAAGCCAGGGTGCGGCCGCGCTGCTGCGCACGCAAGGCTTGGCTGCCGAATACCTTGAAGGTGGGTTCGCGGCATGGAGCGAGGCCAAGCTGCCAACCTTCGATCCCGCCAAACTGCCCCCCTCGAACGCAAGAACGAACACCATTTGGGTGACCCGATCCCGACCCAAGATCGACAGGATCGCCTGTCCCTGGCTGATCCGTCGCTTCATTGATGAGAACGCGCAATTTCTTTATGTGGCGCCATCCGAGGTCGAGCGCGTTGGCGAGCTGTTTGCGGCCGCCCCGTTTGATATCGAGAATGTCTTCTGGAGCCATCGTGATGAGTTGTGCACCTTCGACGTCATGCTCGCCGAATTCGGGCTCAACCTTCCTGCGCTCGATCGTTTGGCCCGCATCGTGCGCGGAGCCGATACCCACAGGCTCGATCTCGAACCCGAGGCCGCTGGACTGCTTGCCGCAGCCCTTGGACTGTCACGCATGTATTCCGATGATCTCGCCCAGCTTGAAGCGGGTATGACGCTGTTTGATGCCTTTTTCAGATGGGCGCGCGATGCAACGGGGGAAACGCATAACTGGCCAACCAACAAGGTGGAGACCTCCAATGGATGA
- a CDS encoding sugar ABC transporter ATP-binding protein, with the protein MSDYAVEMRGISKRFGGVHALKGVDLAVRSGEVHALLGENGAGKSTILKVLQGVLTPDAGSIVVNGREVSHLTPRTAADLGIGMIFQEMSLVPSLTVAQNIFLAREPLGGGGLIADREMERRARDIFASMGVAIDPGVEVADLSAGQQQLTEIAKALSRNVNVLILDEPTSALTSTEVSILFDLLAALRKEGKAIIYVSHRMDEIFRVADMATVLRDGERVASRPIAQYSLESLIADIMGKASRDMTEFMSASNAGEEVVLRLRDVSIKGREGSINLELHRGEVLGLAGLMGAGRSRLARILFGLERDVSGTIELHGKPVAIESPGAAKALGFALVPEDRRRQGLVLEHSIEDNIALPVLERVSGRVFMRGSDLTRLAQRTIEELSIKTSSERLPANALSGGNQQKIVIGKWLAAAPDILIMDEPTAGIDIGSKTEIIQLVRRLAAEGRSIIFISSELAELLAVSDRIAVLDKGSVRRIVDRSELTREGTETAEPETEFQRAEHRLQLVLQERNSINV; encoded by the coding sequence GTGTCGGACTATGCCGTGGAGATGCGCGGAATTTCAAAGCGCTTTGGTGGCGTCCATGCCCTAAAAGGTGTCGATCTGGCCGTGCGAAGCGGCGAAGTCCATGCGCTGCTGGGCGAAAACGGGGCAGGCAAGTCGACGATTCTCAAGGTCTTGCAAGGGGTGTTAACCCCCGATGCCGGGAGCATCGTCGTCAACGGGCGTGAGGTTTCGCACTTGACGCCCCGGACGGCCGCCGACCTGGGGATCGGTATGATCTTTCAGGAAATGAGCCTTGTCCCCTCGCTCACCGTGGCCCAGAACATTTTTCTGGCGCGGGAGCCGCTTGGGGGTGGCGGCCTGATCGCCGATCGCGAAATGGAACGCCGTGCTCGGGACATCTTCGCGTCGATGGGGGTGGCGATCGACCCGGGCGTCGAAGTGGCAGACCTGAGTGCCGGCCAGCAACAGCTCACGGAAATCGCCAAGGCGCTCAGCCGGAACGTCAATGTTCTGATTCTCGATGAACCCACATCCGCGCTCACGTCCACGGAAGTGAGCATCCTTTTTGATTTGCTGGCGGCTCTTCGGAAGGAAGGCAAGGCCATCATCTATGTTTCGCACCGCATGGACGAGATATTTCGCGTCGCCGATATGGCGACCGTCTTGCGTGATGGTGAACGGGTGGCGAGCCGGCCCATTGCCCAGTATTCCCTTGAGTCGCTTATTGCCGACATCATGGGCAAGGCCAGTCGCGACATGACCGAATTCATGTCGGCGAGTAATGCCGGCGAGGAGGTTGTGCTGCGGCTTCGCGACGTGTCGATTAAGGGACGCGAGGGCAGCATAAATCTCGAGCTGCACAGGGGCGAAGTTCTGGGCCTTGCCGGTCTTATGGGGGCGGGGCGCTCTCGTCTGGCGCGCATTCTGTTCGGGCTGGAGCGGGATGTCTCGGGGACCATTGAATTGCACGGCAAGCCTGTCGCCATCGAATCGCCAGGGGCTGCAAAGGCCCTTGGGTTTGCGCTCGTCCCCGAGGATCGGCGCCGCCAGGGTCTCGTTCTTGAGCATTCCATAGAGGACAATATCGCCCTGCCCGTTCTCGAGCGCGTTTCAGGCCGCGTCTTCATGCGAGGAAGCGATCTCACCCGCCTCGCGCAAAGGACCATAGAGGAACTCTCGATCAAGACGAGTTCTGAGCGCCTACCGGCCAATGCGCTCTCGGGCGGCAATCAGCAAAAAATCGTTATCGGGAAATGGCTCGCGGCCGCGCCGGACATTCTCATCATGGATGAACCGACAGCGGGGATCGATATCGGCTCAAAGACCGAAATCATCCAGCTGGTTCGGCGCCTGGCCGCCGAAGGGCGCTCGATCATCTTCATATCCTCGGAGCTCGCAGAGCTTCTGGCGGTTTCCGACCGTATAGCGGTGTTGGACAAGGGCTCGGTGCGGCGGATTGTCGACCGCAGCGAACTCACGCGTGAAGGGACCGAAACAGCCGAACCGGAAACCGAATTCCAGCGCGCCGAACATAGGCTGCAGCTCGTCCTTCAGGAGAGGAACTCCATTAATGTCTAA
- the chrA gene encoding chromate efflux transporter, with the protein MDDQLARQASRPAPFPTLGEAFTVWARIGLLSFGGPAGQIALMHRVLVEEKKWLGEQRFLHALNFCMLLPGPEAQQLAVYIGWLMHRTLGGFIAGLLFVLPGILAIMVLSWVYALYGNVGFVEALFDGLKAAVLAIVVHAVVRIGRRALRSNVMIAVAALSFIAIFAFAIPFPLIIAAAGLAGYLGHRVGVSGFAGGAGHGSAGRTTIADADTVLGESTPEHARVDATWAIRISAILILLWLTPTLVLVAVAGWDNVFTAIALFFSQMAVVTFGGAYAVLAYVAQEAVQNYGWLAPGEMLDGLGMAETTPGPLIMVTQFVGFMGAFRDPGTMHPLLAGTLGGLLTTWVTFTPCFLWIFLGAPFVERLRENRALAAALSTITAAVVGVVLNLAVWFGMHVIFREVKTFTGFGFTIDIPVWSTIDVIAAVLVGASLVAAFRFKVGVISLLLGAGGAGMLAYAVTGA; encoded by the coding sequence ATGGATGACCAGCTCGCACGCCAGGCGTCCAGGCCCGCACCCTTCCCCACATTGGGCGAAGCATTCACTGTCTGGGCGCGGATAGGACTTCTGAGCTTTGGTGGTCCCGCCGGTCAGATCGCCCTGATGCACAGGGTCCTCGTTGAGGAAAAGAAATGGCTGGGCGAACAGCGTTTCCTGCATGCGCTCAATTTCTGCATGCTGCTGCCTGGGCCGGAGGCGCAACAGCTTGCCGTCTATATCGGGTGGCTGATGCACAGGACGCTCGGCGGCTTTATAGCTGGCCTGCTGTTTGTCCTGCCCGGAATCCTGGCCATCATGGTGCTGAGCTGGGTCTATGCGCTCTATGGCAATGTCGGCTTTGTCGAAGCGCTGTTTGATGGCCTCAAGGCGGCAGTGTTGGCGATCGTCGTCCACGCCGTGGTGCGGATTGGCCGTCGCGCCCTCCGATCAAACGTCATGATCGCTGTCGCTGCGCTTTCCTTTATCGCCATATTTGCCTTCGCCATCCCGTTTCCCCTGATCATCGCTGCAGCCGGGCTCGCCGGATATTTGGGACACCGCGTCGGCGTCTCCGGGTTTGCAGGTGGAGCGGGCCATGGCAGTGCCGGTCGCACCACTATTGCCGACGCCGATACGGTACTGGGAGAATCAACGCCCGAGCACGCACGGGTCGATGCGACCTGGGCCATTCGCATATCCGCGATCCTGATTCTGCTCTGGCTGACGCCAACACTTGTTCTCGTTGCAGTCGCCGGATGGGACAACGTTTTCACGGCCATCGCCTTGTTTTTCTCCCAGATGGCCGTCGTAACGTTTGGAGGCGCATATGCGGTGCTGGCCTACGTTGCCCAGGAGGCTGTCCAGAACTATGGTTGGCTGGCACCCGGTGAGATGCTCGACGGGCTCGGCATGGCCGAAACCACCCCTGGCCCCCTAATCATGGTCACCCAGTTCGTTGGCTTCATGGGTGCCTTCCGTGATCCTGGCACCATGCACCCATTGCTGGCTGGCACACTCGGTGGTCTATTAACAACCTGGGTGACCTTCACGCCATGCTTTCTGTGGATTTTCCTTGGCGCCCCATTCGTCGAGCGCCTGCGTGAGAACCGGGCACTCGCGGCGGCCCTGTCAACGATCACGGCGGCGGTCGTTGGGGTCGTGCTCAATCTCGCAGTCTGGTTTGGTATGCATGTCATCTTTCGCGAGGTCAAAACCTTCACCGGATTTGGCTTCACCATCGACATTCCCGTATGGTCCACCATCGATGTGATCGCCGCAGTTTTGGTTGGCGCCTCCCTGGTTGCCGCGTTCCGGTTTAAAGTCGGAGTAATCTCGCTCCTACTCGGGGCGGGAGGCGCCGGAATGCTGGCTTATGCTGTGACCGGGGCTTGA
- a CDS encoding ABC transporter permease: MSNFLSIASPSGLVGWFKSSWRQNIIYFGIVAVFIFFAITLGDRGFTHPQNLLNIFRQSAIIAVMAVAMTFVLASGEIDLSVGSVAGLASVTTAMGLMSGGLFFGIGAGILTGLIVGLVNGLLTTRLNIPSFLVTLAMMGIAVGTAMWISDTASVPILNMGYAAFFGGGTPFGIPSLLLWMLCFGLVGHIVLKHTRFGRQVLAVGGNLTAARYSGVNTKRIKLAVLMISSMTAAVAGMLYAGRLQSGRFQLGEGDELSVIAAAVLGGTALFGGRGTVIGSIFGALMIGVINNGLILMGLEYSQQLIARGGIIILAVAISQMGRAKE, translated from the coding sequence ATGTCTAACTTTCTCAGTATCGCTTCGCCGTCGGGACTGGTTGGCTGGTTCAAGTCGTCCTGGCGGCAGAACATTATCTATTTCGGTATCGTGGCGGTGTTCATTTTCTTCGCCATCACCCTAGGCGACCGCGGGTTCACCCATCCCCAGAACCTGCTCAACATCTTTCGCCAGAGCGCCATCATCGCCGTAATGGCGGTTGCTATGACTTTCGTTCTTGCCTCGGGCGAAATCGACCTCTCGGTGGGATCGGTCGCCGGACTGGCTTCGGTCACAACGGCCATGGGACTGATGAGCGGAGGCCTATTCTTCGGTATCGGTGCAGGGATACTGACAGGCTTGATCGTGGGGCTCGTCAATGGTCTGTTGACAACGCGCCTCAACATACCCTCCTTCCTCGTAACGCTGGCGATGATGGGGATTGCGGTGGGGACCGCGATGTGGATCAGCGATACGGCATCCGTTCCGATTCTCAACATGGGCTATGCCGCGTTTTTTGGCGGCGGCACGCCCTTCGGAATTCCCTCGCTCCTGTTGTGGATGCTGTGTTTCGGGCTCGTAGGGCACATTGTGCTCAAGCACACCCGGTTCGGCCGCCAAGTGCTGGCGGTAGGCGGAAACTTGACCGCGGCGCGCTACTCGGGCGTCAACACAAAGCGTATCAAGCTCGCCGTGCTCATGATTTCCTCGATGACCGCCGCTGTTGCTGGGATGCTCTATGCCGGGCGGCTGCAATCGGGCCGGTTCCAGCTTGGGGAAGGGGACGAGCTTTCCGTCATTGCCGCTGCGGTGCTGGGTGGTACAGCGCTCTTTGGTGGACGCGGGACGGTGATCGGTTCGATCTTCGGCGCGCTCATGATCGGGGTCATCAACAACGGCCTTATCCTGATGGGGCTCGAGTATTCCCAACAGCTGATTGCCCGTGGCGGGATAATTATCCTGGCGGTTGCGATCAGCCAAATGGGGCGCGCCAAGGAATAA
- a CDS encoding HupE/UreJ family protein yields MFINLLPARAPTRSGPQALWTRIGWAAAILLTLTTSAAAHGVATSDAGYIGEITGINLLPFVYLGAKHMFTGYDHILFLLGVIFFLYKMEHIGIYVSIFAIGHSTTMLLGVFFNWAISSYFIDAIIGLSVVYKALDNIGAFQRWFGFQPNTKAATLVFGLFHGLGLATKVLEYDISPDGLLPNLIAFNVGVEIGQLLALATILIVMGFWRRTRSFWKHAYTANVAMICAGFVLFGYQVVGLFVVP; encoded by the coding sequence ATGTTCATAAATTTACTTCCGGCCCGCGCTCCGACACGGAGCGGGCCACAAGCCCTATGGACGCGTATCGGATGGGCTGCAGCCATCTTGCTTACGCTGACCACCAGTGCAGCCGCGCATGGCGTTGCGACAAGTGATGCCGGATATATCGGCGAAATCACCGGCATTAACCTTTTGCCCTTCGTCTATCTCGGGGCAAAGCACATGTTCACAGGCTACGATCACATCCTGTTCCTTTTGGGCGTGATCTTCTTTCTCTACAAAATGGAGCACATCGGCATCTATGTTTCGATCTTTGCGATCGGACATTCGACAACGATGCTTCTCGGTGTGTTTTTCAACTGGGCGATCAGTTCGTATTTCATCGACGCGATCATCGGGTTGTCGGTGGTCTACAAAGCGCTCGACAACATCGGGGCGTTCCAGCGCTGGTTCGGGTTTCAACCCAACACCAAGGCGGCGACCTTGGTCTTTGGCCTGTTCCATGGGCTTGGCCTCGCCACCAAGGTGCTCGAATACGACATCTCACCAGATGGGCTCTTACCCAACCTCATCGCCTTCAATGTCGGGGTCGAGATCGGCCAGCTTCTGGCGCTCGCAACGATCCTCATCGTCATGGGCTTTTGGCGGCGCACCCGCTCGTTCTGGAAGCATGCCTATACCGCCAATGTTGCCATGATTTGCGCCGGGTTCGTCCTGTTTGGCTATCAGGTCGTTGGCCTGTTCGTCGTTCCGTAA
- a CDS encoding substrate-binding periplasmic protein: protein MTRTCPILSRLSGTALALGLSCIVAAGAWGQSPQAPDTPFVPDDYLETPRRPGTETIRFCASSASALQQFDRAVAEEIASLLLLETEWREIRYPFPAPPHDFQIALSEEALFAELNNRCDVFTGFAMTSLTFPDWLTVSQPYLTTRYVLATIKDGPATLEASQPGVRIGTRLGSGADAVFAAYIGTNAEPRWRRIPYPDHRALLRNLDRGSVAAAFVWEPALALAAAEGDGPATWSLMTDGPGVPDVSFGMVMLSRNTFLRELIDQALTEMTASGTLAEITETHGF from the coding sequence ATGACCAGAACCTGCCCCATCCTCTCCCGCCTCTCCGGCACGGCGCTCGCGCTGGGTCTGAGCTGCATCGTTGCGGCCGGCGCCTGGGGCCAGTCCCCACAGGCGCCCGACACCCCCTTCGTCCCCGACGATTATCTCGAAACGCCGCGCCGGCCGGGCACCGAAACCATCCGCTTCTGCGCATCCTCCGCCTCGGCGCTGCAACAATTCGACCGCGCCGTGGCCGAGGAGATCGCCAGTCTGCTGCTGCTCGAAACCGAGTGGCGCGAAATTCGCTATCCCTTCCCCGCCCCGCCCCACGATTTCCAGATCGCGCTCAGCGAGGAGGCCCTGTTCGCCGAACTGAACAACCGCTGCGACGTGTTCACCGGCTTTGCCATGACCAGCCTGACATTCCCCGACTGGCTCACGGTCAGCCAGCCCTATCTGACAACCCGCTACGTGCTTGCAACCATCAAGGATGGACCCGCCACTCTTGAGGCGTCCCAACCCGGTGTGCGCATCGGCACGCGGCTGGGAAGCGGTGCCGATGCGGTTTTTGCCGCTTATATCGGGACAAATGCCGAGCCGCGTTGGCGCCGCATCCCCTACCCCGACCACCGCGCACTGCTGCGCAATCTCGACCGGGGATCGGTCGCGGCCGCATTCGTCTGGGAGCCCGCGCTCGCCCTGGCGGCCGCTGAAGGCGACGGTCCGGCCACCTGGTCTCTGATGACGGACGGACCGGGCGTGCCCGATGTCAGCTTCGGCATGGTCATGCTGTCGCGAAACACCTTCCTGCGCGAACTGATCGACCAGGCCCTAACCGAAATGACCGCCTCAGGCACGCTCGCAGAGATCACCGAGACGCACGGGTTCTGA
- a CDS encoding metal-sensing transcriptional repressor: protein MNTHPSHQSHPAIVKRLKRAGGHLQSVIEMIETERACLDIAQQLHAVERAIAQAKKALIHDHLDHCLTDATQSIDPARRVEIDEFRAIAKYL from the coding sequence ATGAACACCCATCCTTCGCACCAGTCTCATCCCGCCATCGTCAAGCGCCTCAAGCGTGCTGGCGGTCATCTGCAGTCGGTCATCGAGATGATCGAGACAGAACGCGCCTGTCTCGACATCGCCCAGCAACTCCACGCCGTTGAAAGAGCAATCGCCCAGGCGAAGAAGGCGCTGATCCACGATCACCTCGATCACTGCCTCACCGATGCGACACAGAGCATCGATCCTGCGCGTCGCGTCGAGATCGACGAATTTCGCGCCATCGCCAAATATCTGTGA